Proteins encoded within one genomic window of Candidatus Schekmanbacteria bacterium:
- a CDS encoding DUF2442 domain-containing protein: MHRIIQVKPLEKYRVWIKFSDGVEGIVDLSELVGKGVFSAWNDINFFNSVYVDAENHTIAWEGGIDLCPDTLYAKVLGVDPLTILKKDKAVSQAFISKN; encoded by the coding sequence ATGCACAGAATTATTCAGGTAAAGCCATTGGAAAAATACAGAGTCTGGATAAAATTTTCAGATGGAGTTGAAGGTATAGTCGACCTGTCAGAGCTCGTTGGTAAAGGTGTATTTTCAGCGTGGAATGATATAAATTTCTTTAACTCCGTTTATGTTGATGCAGAAAACCATACAATAGCCTGGGAAGGCGGTATTGATCTATGCCCGGACACTCTCTATGCCAAAGTTCTTGGCGTTGACCCGCTTACAATCCTAAAAAAAGATAAAGCAGTTTCGCAAGCCTTCATCAGCAAGAATTAA
- a CDS encoding transposase, which yields MKLNVQVDHVHMVIVVPPRVAVAEVVQFIKVSSAKTLKAKIPFLKKTYFGQMGIWSRGCCVPSLSKHFIFDTYCDRNYNLV from the coding sequence ATGAAGTTAAATGTACAAGTTGATCATGTACACATGGTGATTGTGGTACCGCCGAGAGTTGCAGTTGCAGAGGTAGTGCAGTTTATAAAGGTGAGTTCAGCAAAAACCCTTAAAGCGAAAATTCCTTTTTTGAAGAAGACATATTTTGGACAGATGGGCATTTGGTCAAGAGGTTGCTGTGTGCCATCACTGTCAAAACATTTTATATTTGACACTTATTGTGACAGGAATTATAATTTGGTATGA
- a CDS encoding ribbon-helix-helix protein, CopG family, translating into MARAVKIAISLTEEEFKEVEKLRKERGINRSKLIAEAVSLLNKKSRTDELLRKYEEGYKKKPEDLQELKGFQKASMDVLNEEDW; encoded by the coding sequence ATGGCAAGAGCTGTTAAGATTGCAATAAGCCTTACAGAAGAGGAATTCAAAGAAGTTGAAAAACTCAGGAAGGAAAGAGGTATTAACAGGAGCAAACTCATTGCTGAGGCTGTAAGTCTTTTAAACAAGAAAAGCAGAACTGATGAACTGCTCAGGAAATATGAAGAGGGTTATAAAAAGAAGCCGGAAGACCTTCAGGAATTGAAAGGATTTCAGAAAGCGTCAATGGATGTACTAAATGAAGAGGACTGGTGA
- a CDS encoding type II toxin-antitoxin system PemK/MazF family toxin has product MKKGEVWWADLPPPIGKRPVVLLSRDEAYRVRNAVTVAPVTRTIRDIPVEVLLDINDGLPKKCVVNLDTVITIQKNLLKERICLLKEEKVRQINAAIKFALDL; this is encoded by the coding sequence ATGAAAAAAGGTGAGGTTTGGTGGGCAGATCTGCCACCTCCAATCGGGAAACGTCCGGTAGTACTTTTGTCCCGTGATGAAGCATATAGAGTAAGGAACGCAGTTACAGTTGCACCTGTGACAAGAACAATAAGAGATATACCGGTAGAGGTTTTATTGGATATTAATGACGGTTTGCCAAAAAAGTGCGTTGTGAATCTTGATACAGTTATTACGATTCAAAAAAACTTGCTAAAGGAAAGAATCTGTCTGCTCAAGGAGGAAAAAGTCAGACAGATAAATGCTGCCATCAAGTTTGCCCTCGATTTATAA